The Bacillus vallismortis genome window below encodes:
- a CDS encoding A24 family peptidase, with amino-acid sequence MLPILFILGLILGSFYYTAGCRIPLRISIVKPRSACSFCRRTLTPAELIPILSFLFQKGKCKSCGHRISFKYPAAELVTACLFAAAGIRFGPSPELFPAVVFTSLLIIVAVTDIHFMLIPNRILIFFLPFLAAARLISPLDSWYAGLLGAAAGFLFLVLIALLTHGGIGGGDIKLFAVIGFVLGVKVLAAAFFFSILIGAVYGAAAVLTGRLAKGQPLPFAPAIAAGSILAYLYGDSIISFYMKVALG; translated from the coding sequence ATGCTTCCCATTCTATTTATCCTCGGGCTGATCCTTGGCTCGTTTTATTATACGGCCGGGTGCCGTATCCCCTTGCGTATATCTATTGTCAAGCCTCGTTCAGCATGCTCGTTTTGCCGGCGGACATTAACTCCCGCAGAATTAATTCCCATCCTGTCATTCCTTTTCCAAAAAGGCAAATGTAAAAGCTGTGGGCATAGAATTTCTTTTAAGTATCCTGCGGCAGAGCTTGTGACAGCGTGTTTATTTGCCGCTGCAGGAATACGCTTTGGCCCGTCTCCGGAGCTGTTTCCCGCTGTTGTGTTTACCTCTCTTCTTATCATTGTTGCAGTGACAGATATTCATTTTATGCTGATTCCAAATCGAATATTGATTTTCTTTCTCCCCTTTTTAGCGGCAGCCAGATTGATTTCTCCGCTTGATTCCTGGTATGCCGGCCTGTTAGGTGCGGCAGCCGGATTTCTTTTCCTGGTCTTAATTGCCTTACTCACCCATGGGGGAATAGGGGGAGGAGATATTAAATTATTTGCGGTGATTGGCTTCGTGCTTGGTGTGAAAGTGCTGGCAGCTGCCTTTTTCTTTTCTATTTTGATAGGTGCAGTGTATGGAGCGGCAGCCGTCCTGACTGGAAGACTCGCCAAAGGGCAGCCGCTTCCCTTTGCCCCCGCAATTGCGGCAGGGAGCATTTTAGCCTATTTATACGGCGACTCTATTATTTCTTTTTATATGAAGGTGGCATTGGGCTGA